The following are from one region of the Pseudomonas lalucatii genome:
- a CDS encoding alpha/beta fold hydrolase, with protein MNSQVNPEIGQSVQTGAIVTNYHDIGSGEPVLLLHGSGPGVSAWANWRLSIQALQGEFRLLAPDLAGFGYSQVPADIQYSRQLWLEQMVAFLDALGIERVNLIGNSFGGSMALALAIHHPERVNKLILMGSVGVPFELTPGLDAVWGYTPSEDNMRAIMRIFAYDQKLVGDDLVRMRYEASKRAGVQEAYAAMFPAPRQRWVEAMAHGEAEIRGIGHKTLLVHGRDDQVIPLQTSLTLQQWIDDSQLHIFGRCGHWTQIEHAAAFCQLVANFLRAA; from the coding sequence ATGAACAGCCAAGTGAATCCGGAAATCGGTCAGAGTGTTCAGACCGGGGCCATCGTCACCAACTACCACGACATCGGCAGCGGCGAGCCGGTGTTGTTGCTGCACGGCTCCGGGCCGGGCGTCAGCGCCTGGGCCAACTGGCGCCTGAGCATCCAGGCGCTGCAGGGCGAGTTCCGCCTGCTGGCGCCGGACCTGGCCGGCTTCGGCTACAGCCAGGTGCCCGCCGACATCCAGTATTCGCGCCAGCTGTGGCTGGAGCAGATGGTTGCCTTTCTCGACGCCCTGGGTATCGAGCGGGTCAACCTGATCGGAAACTCGTTCGGCGGCTCCATGGCCCTGGCGCTGGCCATCCACCATCCCGAGCGGGTCAACAAGCTGATCCTGATGGGCAGCGTCGGCGTGCCCTTCGAGCTGACGCCCGGCCTCGATGCGGTGTGGGGCTATACCCCCTCCGAGGACAACATGCGCGCCATCATGCGCATCTTCGCCTACGACCAGAAACTGGTCGGCGACGACCTGGTGCGTATGCGCTACGAAGCCAGCAAGCGTGCAGGCGTGCAGGAGGCCTATGCAGCAATGTTCCCGGCACCGCGTCAGCGCTGGGTGGAGGCCATGGCCCATGGCGAGGCCGAGATTCGCGGCATCGGTCACAAGACCCTGCTGGTGCACGGTCGTGACGACCAGGTGATCCCCTTGCAGACCTCGCTGACCCTGCAGCAGTGGATCGACGACAGCCAGTTGCACATCTTTGGTCGCTGCGGCCACTGGACGCAGATCGAACATGCCGCTGCCTTCTGTCAGCTGGTGGCCAACTTCCTCAGGGCCGCCTGA
- a CDS encoding lipocalin-like domain-containing protein — MSATPLNPVGRWEVISWEQAFDDGRRELPMGERLQGFIQYTESGHMACMIAAAERPNFASGGQWNASDAEKAQAYGSMLAYGGRYEVSGDTITHLVDISLFPNWVGGSQKRRFELGADGTLTLSARLEDGTPQARTARLVWRRADA, encoded by the coding sequence ATGAGCGCAACCCCACTCAATCCGGTCGGCCGCTGGGAGGTGATCTCCTGGGAGCAGGCCTTCGACGACGGTCGCCGTGAACTGCCCATGGGCGAACGCCTGCAGGGCTTCATCCAGTACACCGAGAGCGGCCATATGGCCTGCATGATCGCCGCTGCCGAGCGGCCGAACTTCGCCAGCGGCGGGCAGTGGAACGCCAGCGACGCAGAGAAGGCCCAGGCCTACGGCAGCATGCTGGCCTATGGCGGCCGCTACGAGGTGAGCGGCGACACCATCACTCATCTGGTTGACATCAGCCTGTTTCCCAACTGGGTCGGCGGCAGCCAGAAACGCCGCTTCGAACTGGGGGCCGACGGCACCCTGACCCTCAGCGCCCGTCTTGAGGACGGAACCCCGCAAGCCCGCACCGCCCGCCTGGTCTGGCGCCGTGCAGACGCCTGA
- a CDS encoding alpha/beta fold hydrolase — MTTAAQTPYWIELLHSQVRQLQGKYRTRIIEAGSGPALLLLHGTGGHVENYALNIAELAKYFHVVALDFLWHGKSQTEGYDPEIIPNLVDQVVDVMDQLGLESAFVEGQSLGGWVAMQLALRHPERVRALVLTTTMGYAPDDGAMPGYVEPDWASNLQSSLEVLRDPSFDNVRTRMARILARPERLTDEAVMVRQALYRQPALAAVQQQFIAEYLAGNIIRKHLVTDALARQIRQPTLVYWGERNRTPPALGEHIARQVQRGTFHCASDTGHWAQFESAAEHNDVVAAFLTEQLREEETRA, encoded by the coding sequence GTGACCACAGCCGCTCAGACGCCCTACTGGATCGAACTGCTGCACAGCCAGGTACGACAGCTTCAAGGCAAGTACCGTACCCGCATCATCGAGGCCGGCTCCGGGCCGGCGCTGCTGTTGCTGCATGGCACCGGCGGCCATGTGGAGAACTACGCGCTGAACATCGCCGAGCTGGCCAAGTATTTCCATGTCGTCGCCCTGGATTTTCTCTGGCACGGCAAGTCGCAGACCGAGGGTTACGACCCGGAGATCATCCCCAACTTGGTCGATCAGGTGGTCGACGTGATGGATCAGCTGGGGCTGGAAAGTGCCTTCGTCGAGGGGCAGTCGCTCGGCGGCTGGGTGGCCATGCAGTTGGCCCTGCGTCACCCCGAGCGGGTGCGCGCGCTGGTGCTGACCACCACCATGGGCTATGCGCCCGATGACGGCGCCATGCCCGGCTATGTCGAGCCGGACTGGGCAAGCAACCTGCAAAGCTCCCTGGAGGTGCTGCGCGATCCCAGCTTCGACAACGTGCGCACGCGCATGGCGCGCATCCTGGCCCGCCCCGAGAGGCTTACCGATGAAGCAGTGATGGTGCGTCAGGCGCTATATCGCCAGCCGGCACTGGCCGCCGTACAGCAACAGTTCATCGCCGAATACCTGGCCGGCAACATCATTCGCAAGCACCTGGTGACCGACGCTCTGGCCCGGCAGATCCGCCAGCCGACCTTGGTTTACTGGGGCGAGCGCAACCGCACACCGCCGGCCCTGGGCGAGCATATCGCCCGCCAGGTGCAGCGAGGCACTTTCCACTGCGCGTCGGATACCGGGCACTGGGCCCAGTTCGAGAGCGCCGCCGAACACAATGACGTCGTGGCCGCCTTCCTCACGGAGCAGCTGCGCGAAGAGGAGACGCGAGCATGA
- a CDS encoding VOC family protein: MAVDKGFRFTGVECVKFAVEDLAEACRFAADWGLSYVPAANPEVKLFRTVDGSEVEVVAADPADPRRTPIGGGSGLCELVWGVEDQATLQALADELGKDRRAEFDAEGVLHSVDDLGINLAFRIAQRKALPYDVTRYNAPGNADRINRRAPAYKVAKPREISHVAIGVDDAGQASRFYIERLGFLISDRYADRGIFMRCSPAGNHHHVFFMNARVPGTRFNHLAFKVRDIHEVIGGGQHLDALGWKTFAGPGRHTISSACFWYFQTPFGGSWEYAADEDIVTAEWEAQDFAAVAHIFSEWTFGLEKSDGTLKGPISASKEQKP, translated from the coding sequence ATGGCAGTGGACAAGGGTTTCCGCTTCACCGGCGTCGAGTGCGTCAAGTTTGCCGTCGAGGACCTGGCCGAAGCCTGCCGCTTCGCCGCCGATTGGGGGTTGTCCTACGTGCCGGCCGCCAACCCTGAGGTCAAGCTGTTCCGTACCGTGGACGGCTCGGAGGTCGAGGTGGTCGCGGCCGATCCGGCTGATCCGCGGCGTACGCCCATCGGCGGCGGCAGCGGCTTGTGCGAGCTGGTCTGGGGCGTCGAGGATCAGGCCACGCTGCAGGCGCTGGCCGACGAGCTGGGCAAGGATCGGCGCGCCGAATTCGATGCTGAGGGCGTTTTGCACAGCGTCGATGACCTGGGCATCAACCTGGCTTTTCGCATCGCCCAGCGCAAGGCCTTGCCTTACGACGTGACCCGCTATAACGCGCCGGGCAACGCCGACCGCATCAATCGCCGTGCCCCGGCTTACAAGGTGGCCAAGCCGCGTGAGATCAGCCATGTCGCCATCGGTGTGGACGATGCCGGCCAGGCCTCGCGGTTCTACATCGAGCGCCTGGGATTCCTCATCTCCGACCGCTATGCCGACCGCGGCATCTTCATGCGCTGTTCGCCGGCCGGCAACCACCACCATGTGTTCTTCATGAATGCGCGGGTGCCGGGCACCCGCTTCAATCACCTGGCCTTCAAGGTGCGCGATATCCACGAGGTGATCGGTGGTGGTCAGCACCTCGACGCCCTGGGCTGGAAAACCTTCGCCGGTCCTGGTCGCCATACCATTTCCTCGGCCTGCTTTTGGTATTTCCAGACGCCCTTCGGCGGCTCCTGGGAGTACGCCGCCGACGAGGACATCGTCACCGCCGAGTGGGAGGCACAGGACTTCGCCGCAGTCGCCCACATCTTCTCGGAATGGACCTTCGGCCTGGAGAAATCAGACGGCACCCTCAAGGGGCCGATCTCCGCCAGCAAGGAACAGAAACCCTAA